The Ensifer adhaerens genome contains a region encoding:
- a CDS encoding EVE domain-containing protein, producing MSANLFQTGGAAKPGERNFWIGAVSGDDMHDAYESGLSRYGFGNVQSMTRVKAGDGFVGYSPNAAFCGRGALPCFTAIGTIKERLPYFFAMGGVAPHRGDVDWADSIEAPVRPWLDSLEFAEGNRNWDQKLRFGYLAISERDFRVIARAMHADVRTVFPKTPAFRQQLAG from the coding sequence ATGTCGGCGAATTTGTTTCAGACAGGCGGTGCGGCTAAGCCGGGCGAGCGCAATTTCTGGATCGGCGCGGTCTCCGGCGACGATATGCATGACGCATACGAAAGTGGCCTCTCGCGCTACGGTTTCGGCAATGTCCAGTCGATGACGCGCGTCAAGGCAGGCGACGGTTTCGTCGGCTATTCGCCGAACGCCGCTTTCTGCGGCAGAGGCGCGCTTCCTTGCTTCACCGCCATCGGGACGATCAAGGAGCGCCTTCCCTATTTCTTTGCCATGGGCGGTGTTGCTCCCCACCGCGGCGACGTCGATTGGGCCGACAGCATCGAGGCGCCGGTCCGGCCGTGGCTCGACAGCCTGGAATTTGCCGAAGGCAACCGCAACTGGGATCAGAAGCTTCGTTTCGGCTATCTCGCCATCAGCGAACGCGATTTTCGCGTGATCGCGCGGGCGATGCACGCCGATGTCCGGACGGTGTTCCCGAAAACGCCAGCATTTCGGCAGCAATTGGCCGGGTGA